The Streptomyces sp. NBC_00459 DNA segment TGAGACCCTTGGCCACCAGCCGCAGCACCTCCGTCTCGCGGTCGGTGAGCTGCGGGACCTTGGGGTCGTCGGCACCCGCGGCCGGGGCCGGCTCGGAGGCCAGGCGGCGGTACTCGCCGAGGACCAGACCGGCCAGACCGGGGGTGAACACCGGGTCGCCGACCGCCGTACGGCGCACCGCGTCCACCAGTTCCTCCGTCGAGGCCGACTTCAGCAGGTAGCCGGTCGCGCCGGACTTCACCGCCTCCAGTACGTCGGCGTGCTCGCCGCTCGCCGAGAGGACCAGGACACGCAGGGCCGGGTTGGACCCGACCAGCTCCTTGCAGACCTGGACGCCGGGTTTGGCGGGCAGGTTCAGGTCGAGCACGAGGACGTCCGGCGCGACGGCCCGGGCGCGGCGTACGGCCTGCTCGCCGTCGCCCGCCGTGGCGACCACGTCGAACCCGGACTCGGCCAGGTCGCGGGCGACCGCGTCGCGCCACATGGGATGGTCGTCCACCACCATCACCCGCAGCGGGCCCCGGCCGCCTTCCTCGTCCACAGCCATACCCTTGCCGTTCCCGCTCTCGTTGTCGTTCCCGGTGGCCGTCATCGCCGCTCCGCCTTCCCCCGTGTCGTTCTGGTGTCCTTCGGTACCGTCAGTTCGACCTCGGTGCCCTGCCCCGGCACCGAGATCAGCTCGGCGTCGCCGCCGAGGTCGCGCAGCCGGCCGCGGATCGACTGGGCCACGCCGAGCCGCCCCTCGCCCTCCGCCTGGGCGAGCCGCCCCTCCGGGATGCCCGGCCCGTCGTCGCGCACGGTCACGACGACGGAGTCCGGCTCGTCCTCGACCAGGATCCAGGCCCGGGCGCCCTCCCCGGCATGCTTCCGTACGTTGTCCAGGGCGGCGCCGACCGCCGCGGCCAGCTCCTTCGCGGCGGCCCGGGCGAGCGGCACGGGGGTACCGGGCTCGGAGAAGGTGACCGTCGAGGTGGCGTACGGGACGAGCAGGGTGCGCAGGTCCACCGGGTCCGGCGCGGACTCCCCCGCCGCGTGTACGGCCTCCGCGTACTGCCATTCACGCGACTCCGGTACGAGGCCGCCGGAGACGAGAGCGCGCAGCGCGACCTCCTGCTCGCCGGCCATCCGGCCCAGTTCCCCGGCCTCGCCGCCGAGCACGGCACCGCGCCGCTGCACCATCGCCAGTACCTGGAGGACGCTGTCGTGGATGTCCCGGGCGAGCCGCTCCCGTTCGCGGGTCGCGGCCTCGATCTCCAGGGCGCGGGCGAGGGTGCGCTCGGAGGCACGGGCGACCTCGACGACGTATCCGATGGCGATGGAGGCGACCCACACCAGGATCACGTTGTGGATGGTGTCGCGGGCCGGGGTGCCGCGCTCGACCAGGTTCACGACGGCGACCAGTGTCGAGGCGAAGGCCGCCCAGCGCCAGCCGCCCTTGATCGCGAAGGCCAGGACGGACCCCGCCGTCCATATCGACGGCAGGGTCGGGCCGCCCGACTGAATGCGTTCGTGGGTGTCGGCGAGGGGCGTGAGGAGGATGCCGGCGAGGGCGACCGTCAGGTCGGCGGCGAGGAAGCGCTTGGTGCAGCTGGCCGCGTTGGCGACCCAGGGCAGGGTGGCCAGGGTCCAGACGAACAGGACGCAGTAGTAGGCGACGGCGACCCACAGACGCTGGAACCCGTCGTAGGCGGTGGCGAAGAACCCCAGCGCGTACAGCATGGTGAGCACCCGGTAGCCGGCCAGCGCACGCCACAGCGGCTGCTCGACCGACATCCGCATGACCTTCGGACGCCCGGCTTTCTCCCGCCCGGCGCCATCACGCCCGGCTTTCTCACGTACGGCCATGTCCCCCGCCCACCCCGAACCCGCCCCCGGTACCGCTACTTGGTGCCCGAACGTTCCTTCTCCAGAGCCTTCTGCGCCTGCTTCTCCGCCAGTTTCTCCGCCTTCGCCGCTTCCGCGATCTGGCGCTTGGCTGCCGACGCGTAGATGTCGACGTACTCCTGGCCGGAGAGCTTCATGATTTCGTACATGACCTCGTCGGTCACGGCCCGGAGCACGAAACGGTCGTGTTCCATGCCCTGGTACCGGCTGAAGTCGAGCGGCTCGCCGATACGGATGCCCGGGCGCATCAGCTTGGGCATCACCTTGCCCGGCGGCTGGATCTTCTCGGTGTCGATCATCGCCACGGGGATGACAGGCGCCCCCGTGGCCAGCGCCACGCGCGCGAGACCGCCGGGCTTGCCCCGGTAGAGGCGGCCGTCGGGCGAGCGCGTGCCCTCCGGATAGATGCCGAACAGCTCACCGCGCTCGATGACTTCGACACCGCTCCGGATCGCGGCCTCGCCCGCGCCACGCGCCCCGGAGCGGTCCACCGGGAGCTGGCCGACGCCCTTGAAGAAGGCGGCGGTCATCCGGCCCTTGAGCCCGGGCGTCGTGAAGTACTCGGCCTTCGCGATGAAGGTGACCTTGCGGTCGAGGACCGCGGGAAGGAAGAACGAGTCGGAGAAGGACAGATGATTGCTCGCCAGGATCGCCGGGCCGTCGGCCGGAACGTTCTCCAGGCCTTCCACCCAGGGCCTGAAGGCGACCTTCAGCGGGACCCCGACGGAAACCTTCATCGCGCCGTACAACAACCGACTGCCTCCTGTGTCTGTGGATCAGACCTTAACCCGCAGCACTGTCAAAGAGCCCGACGGCCCTGGTCGGTGTCAGTGCGGTCGCGTACGGTGAAGTACGCCTCGGAGCCTCGTGGCTTCCGTGCGTGATCACCCACCCCAGTCACCCACCCCATGAACAGGAGACCGATGGTGCCGGTCCTTCCTGGAGCCGAGCCGTACCGCCATGAGGGCGGGGAGGTCGGAGTCCTCCTCTGTCACGGTTTCACCGGTTCCCCGCAGTCGTTGCGCCCCTGGGCGGAGTATCTCGCCGAGCGCGGACTGACCGTCTCGCTGCCGCTGCTGCCCGGGCACGGCACGCGCTGGGAGGACATGCAGCTCACCGGCTGGCAGGACTGGTACGCGGAGGTGGACCGTGAGCTGCGCGCCCTGCTGGATCGCTGCACCCAGGTGTTCGTCTTCGGCCTGTCGATGGGCGGCGCGCTGACCCTGCGGCTCGCCTCGCAGTACGGCGACCGGATCAGCGGCATCGTGGTCGTCAACCCGGCGAACAAGGTGCACGGCCTTGCCGCGTACGCCCTTCCGGTCATCCGTCATCTGGTGCCCTCGGTGCCCGGCATCGTGAGCGACATAAAGAAGGAGGGCGTCGAGGAGGTCGGTTACCCCAGGGTTCCGCTGCACGCGGCGCACTCGATGCGGACGTTCTACCGTCTGGTCGACGGCGAGCTGCCGCAGGTCACGCAGCCGATGCTGCTGCTGCACAGCCGGGCGGACCATGTGGTGCCGCCGGCCGACTCGGCCCGGGTGCTCAGCCGGGTGTCGTCCACGGACGTCACGGAGATCGTGCTGGAACAGAGCTATCACGTCGCGACGTTGGACCATGATGCGGACCGGATCTTCGAGGAGAGCCACGCGTTCGTCCTCCGGCTCGCACCCGCGGCCGGTAAGGAGTCCGGGGAGTCGAAGGACTCGGTGGGACTGGGAGACCAAGTGGGGCAGCAGGAAGGGACGGCCACGGGTGGCTGAGCACGACTCCGACCGCGAGCCGGAGGAGAAGGGCGTGCCCTTCGACGAGGCGGCCGCGTGGGCCGCGATCGTGGAGGCGTACGGCGACGAGCCGCCGGACCCGCCCGGCGCCAAGCCGTTCAAGTCCGTCGAGGATCTGGCGCTGCTCGAACCGGACACGAACGAGGACACTGACGACACCGTCGACCCCGACCCCAAGGGCAACGCCGACAAGGTGGCCAAGGGCGACAGCCAGCCGGTGAAGCCGCTGGGCAGCTCCGTCGCCTTCGCCCCGGGCGTCGGCGGCGGCCCGCGCGACTACACGGCCCCCGAAGCGTCGGAGGAGGACTTCGACGATGACGACGAGGGCCACTTCGTGCCCCCGGAGCCACCTCCGCTGGGGGACTCCGACACGACCGCCCGCTTCGCCTGGCTGGCGGTGCTCGGCGGTCCGGTCCTGCTGCTGCTCGCCGTGGTGCTGGGCTGGGACATGACCTGGTGGCTGACGACACTGGGCATCGGCGGGTTCCTCGGCGGGTTCGCGACGCTGGTGATGCGGATGAAGGGCGACGAGGACGACGAGCAGGATCCGGGGCGGGGCGCGGTGGTCTGACGACCGCTGTCACGCAGTCGGCGGTTGAGGGCGGTCAGGACCGGAAGGTGGTCCGTGACCGCCCTCGGCGGTTCCGCCCGACGCCGCTGCTCCGCCCGGCGGGCCGGGCTCAGGATGCCGGTACCCGCAGAGCCGCCAGCACGGGCAGGTGATCCGTCGCCGCCCTCAGGTCCGACGCCAGCACTCCCGGATGCCCCGACGGCACCCCGCAGCCGAGGACCTCGATGCCCGGCGTGGCCAGGATCGCGTCGATCCGCTGGTGCGGGTCGCTGGGCGTCGAGGTGTACTCCGTACCCCAGGGGGCGGCGGTCCAGCAGTCCTGGAGGCCGGTGGCCAGGCGCCGGAAGCTGCGGCCGGTGGGGCGTTCGTTGAGGTCGCCGCCCGCGACCGCGTGCGGTACGTCCAGTGCGGCGAGGCGGTCGAGGAGCAGGCCGGACTGCTCGTACCGCTCGTCCTTCTGCAGGCTGAGGTGACAGCTCAGTACGCCGAGCCGGGCGGCCCCGAAGCGGACGACCGCCGTCGCGAAGCCGCGGCGGTGCTGGCCGGGGGTGAGCGGGAGAAGGACGTCCTCGGTGCGTTCGACGGTCGCGCGCAGGGAGCAGAGAAGGGCGGGTCCGGCGGCGGTGGCCCCGCCGGAGAGGAGTACCTGGCCGGAGGCGGCTGCGAGGCGGGAGAGCTTCTTGCGCCAGCGGAAGAAGCGGGGGGCTTCCTGGATGAGGACGAGGTCCGGGGCGCAGGCGGTGATGACGCGGGCGAGGGCGGTGGTGTCGTCGCGCATCGAGCGGATGTTGTAGCTGAGGACTCGGATGACGGCGGAACCGTCTGGGTTTGTGGCCGGGTTGGGGAGCGGGGGGTTCGTCGCCATGGTGGTCAAGATACGGAGGTGGGGTGAGGGGATGCCGGTAACTCGCCGTGGGGGGTGCGGTAGTTGACCGTCTCGCGGCCCGCTGTGGCTTGTCGCGCAGTTCCCCGCGCCCCTTAAAAGACACTGCTCGCCGCCCCCTGCAAGGGAACGGCGAGCAGCCACAGGCACGGGGATGTCCTACATGATCGGGTCGGGTTCTCTTGCCAGGTCCGCCGCGCCCACCATGCCTGCCTTGTTGCCCAGTTGGGCGGCGATGACGTCGGCGACCGGGCGCCAGTTGCCGCCCACCAGCCAGCGCTTGTAGGACTTGCGGATGGGGTCGAGGACCAGTTCGCCCTCGTCCGAGAGGCCGCCGCCGACGATGAAGGCGGAGGGGTCGAAGAGGGAGGCCAGGTCGGCGAGGCCCGAGCCGGCCCAGCGGGCCAGTTCGCGGTACGAGTCGACGGCGACGGGGTCGCCCTGTCTCGCGGCCATCGAGATGTGCTTGCCCTCGATGCCCTCCGGCGTGCCGTCGCCCAGGGAGAGGAGCAGCTCGGCGTTCTCCGGGGTCGCGTTGGCGCGCTGCTTCGCGTACCGGACGAGGGCGCGCCCGGACGCGTACTGCTCCCAGCAGCCCTGGCTGCCGCAGCCGCACAGCAGCCCGTCCGGGACCACGCGGATGTGGCCGAACTCGGCGGCCACGCCGAAGTGGCCGCGGCGCAGCTTGTTGCCGATGATGATGCCGCCGCCGAGGCCGGTGCCCAGGGTGATGCAGATGACGTTGCGGTGGCCCTTGCCCGCGCCGAACTTGTATTCGCCCCACGCTGCCGCGTTCGCGTCGTTCTCGACGACGACCGGCAGGCCCACGCGGCTCTCGACCTTGTCCTTCAGCGGCTCCTCGCGCCAGTCGATGTTGGGCGCGAAGTAGACCGTGGACCGCTGGCGGTTCACGTATCCGGCGGCGCCGATGCCGACGCCCACGATGTCGTGCCCGGCGCGCGCGCCCTCGACGGCGGCGGCGATTGCGTCCACGATGCCCTCGGGCGTGCCCGGGGTCGGCACCTTGTGGGTCGAGAGGATGTTGCCTTCCTCGTCGACCACGCCGGCCGCGATCTTCGTGCCGCCGATATCGACGCCGATGGTGAGTCCCATGAATCCCTCAGTTTCGGTGGAGCCCCGCTACGGCCAACCGTACCCGAGGCCCTGTCGCCGGGTGCCCTTCGTCCGTACGGTGGGCGGGCCCGGCGGGACGTGATCCAAGGGGGTGTCAGTCCAGGTCGATGCGCTCGCCCGAACCGGTGCCCTCGCCCGGGCCTTCGCCCCGGTTCCTTCCGCGGTCGGCCTCCCGGGTCGTCCACCGGCGCTCCTGGTTCTCGACCGCCGAGCGGTAGGCGGCGAGCAGTTCGTTGCCCGCGGCCGCCAGGTGGTCGAAGACATCCGGATTGCGTTCGATCACCGGTTCGACGGCCGCCTTGGCCTGCTGGACGACCTGCTGCACCACCTGCTGGGCGGTGCCCTGGGCCACCGCGCCGAGCAGCGGGGACTGGAAGGACGACAACTTCTCCGAGACGGCGTCGACGAGCTTGCGCAGTTCCTCGGCGGCGGAGCCGGGCGGCGGGCCGTACCGGGCCCGGCGGCGCGCCTTCTCCGCTTCGAGGTCCTCGGCGCAGGCCTTCGCCCACGCGTCGGCGTCGGAGACGGGCGTCTCGTACGGTGCCTCGTCGGCCGCGTCCCCCCGAGCGGTTTCGGATGTGGGGCGCTCTTCGCTCATGGCGGGCTCCTGACTACGGTTCGTCTCTCCGACGGTACCCGAATGGACGTACGCCGTTCATCGTGTCTGCGGCCACAGATCCGGGTCGGGCGCGAAACGGATCCTCAGCTCGCCGTCGCGCAGGGCGGCGCCGGCCACCGTGCAGCGGCGCAGTGCCGAGGGCAGCGGGACGATACGGCGGAACGGGCCGACGGTGACGACGAGTTCGTCGCCGCGCCGGACCAGGTCGAGCTCCTCGCGTATCGCGCCGGGCAGCGGGATGTGCCAGACGAGCACGCCGTCGTCGGCGAGGTGGTCGGTGACGGGCCACTCGACGGTGGCGGGGGTCCGGTTGACGGCGGGCGCGCGGAGTGCGGCCAGGTCGTCGGTGCCGCGCGGGTCGTGTCCGAGGTGCGGGACCTGGTGGAGGGCGTACGGCTGCGGCGACGCGGCCGACTCGGCCCACTCCTCCAGCGCTTTGCGCTGCTGGGCGGTGACGGAGGCGAGCCAGGGATCGATCGAGGGCTCCGGCAGGACCCGGTTGGCCAGCAGCACGTCCGCGCGCAGGCCGCGCAGCGCGAGTCCGGTGGTGGCGGCGCGTACCGCGTCGGTGCCGGCCGGGCCGGGTTCGGCGACCAGGCGTACGACGGTGTCCCGGTCCTCGACGACCGCGGTGACGGCGGCCAGTTCCACGTCCCAGCGGGCGGCGGCCTCGTACAGCCACTCCGTGGGCATCGGGACGCCGGCGAGGCGGCCGAGGACGGGGCGCAGGGCGCGGGCGGCCTGGCGTTCGGCCGGGAGGAGGCGGCGCAGGTAGCGGCGGAGTTCCTCGGGGAGGGCGAGGAGGGCGAGCGCCTGCGGGGTGGGCGGGAGGTCGACGACCAGGAGGTCGTACGCCTCCGAGAGCGCGGCGTCGCGCAGGGCGCGCAGGAGGGCGAGTTCCTCGGCGCCGGGGAGGGGCGTCGGCTCCTCGGGGTCGAGCCGGGAGGCGCCGAGGAAGTCGAGGACGTTCGCGGCGCGGTCCTGGAAGGCGGTGAGGTCGGCGCGGAAGCGTTCGGCGGCGTCGGGGCGCCAGGCGGTGAGGTGGGGGGTGCCTGGTACGGACACCGGGGTGGGGCCGGTGGGGGTGCCGAGGGCGGCGCCGAGGGTGTCGGTGCGGTCGGTGCTGAGGACGAGCGTGGAGGTGCCGTCGCGCGCCGCGGTCAGTGCGGTGGCCGCGGCGAGGGTGGTACGGCCCGAGCCGCCGGGGCCGGTCAGGAGGAGGGTGCGCATGTGGGTGAACGGTACCGGTGTCGGCGCCCACCCCTGGGGGCTGCGCCCCCGGACCCCCCCTACGGCCCTGAACGGGCCTTGTCCTCAAACGCCGGACGGGCTGAATTGTCCCCGCCGGCGTTCGAGGACCGGGCTACTTGGGTTCTTCCACGCGCTTCTTCAGGCCCGCCAGCGCGCGGTCGATGATGACCTTCTCCGCCTTGCGCTTGATCATGCCGAGCATCGGGATCTTGACGTCCACCGTCAGCTGGTAGGTGACCTCGGTCGCGCCGTCGCCCGCCGCCTTCAGGATGTACGAGCCGTCCAGCGCCCGCAGCATCTGCGACTTGACCAGGGTCCACGAGACCTCGTGGTCGCCGGTCCAGGTGTAGCCGAGGGTCTGGTCGTCCTTGATCGCGCCGGCGTCCATGACGAGGCGGACCTGCTCGGCGCGGCCCTGGGCGT contains these protein-coding regions:
- a CDS encoding response regulator transcription factor yields the protein MVVDDHPMWRDAVARDLAESGFDVVATAGDGEQAVRRARAVAPDVLVLDLNLPAKPGVQVCKELVGSNPALRVLVLSASGEHADVLEAVKSGATGYLLKSASTEELVDAVRRTAVGDPVFTPGLAGLVLGEYRRLASEPAPAAGADDPKVPQLTDRETEVLRLVAKGLSYKQIAERLVISHRTVQNHVQNTLGKLQLHNRVELVRYAIQRGLDDDE
- the macS gene encoding MacS family sensor histidine kinase → MAVREKAGRDGAGREKAGRPKVMRMSVEQPLWRALAGYRVLTMLYALGFFATAYDGFQRLWVAVAYYCVLFVWTLATLPWVANAASCTKRFLAADLTVALAGILLTPLADTHERIQSGGPTLPSIWTAGSVLAFAIKGGWRWAAFASTLVAVVNLVERGTPARDTIHNVILVWVASIAIGYVVEVARASERTLARALEIEAATRERERLARDIHDSVLQVLAMVQRRGAVLGGEAGELGRMAGEQEVALRALVSGGLVPESREWQYAEAVHAAGESAPDPVDLRTLLVPYATSTVTFSEPGTPVPLARAAAKELAAAVGAALDNVRKHAGEGARAWILVEDEPDSVVVTVRDDGPGIPEGRLAQAEGEGRLGVAQSIRGRLRDLGGDAELISVPGQGTEVELTVPKDTRTTRGKAERR
- a CDS encoding lysophospholipid acyltransferase family protein yields the protein MKVSVGVPLKVAFRPWVEGLENVPADGPAILASNHLSFSDSFFLPAVLDRKVTFIAKAEYFTTPGLKGRMTAAFFKGVGQLPVDRSGARGAGEAAIRSGVEVIERGELFGIYPEGTRSPDGRLYRGKPGGLARVALATGAPVIPVAMIDTEKIQPPGKVMPKLMRPGIRIGEPLDFSRYQGMEHDRFVLRAVTDEVMYEIMKLSGQEYVDIYASAAKRQIAEAAKAEKLAEKQAQKALEKERSGTK
- a CDS encoding alpha/beta hydrolase, with protein sequence MPVLPGAEPYRHEGGEVGVLLCHGFTGSPQSLRPWAEYLAERGLTVSLPLLPGHGTRWEDMQLTGWQDWYAEVDRELRALLDRCTQVFVFGLSMGGALTLRLASQYGDRISGIVVVNPANKVHGLAAYALPVIRHLVPSVPGIVSDIKKEGVEEVGYPRVPLHAAHSMRTFYRLVDGELPQVTQPMLLLHSRADHVVPPADSARVLSRVSSTDVTEIVLEQSYHVATLDHDADRIFEESHAFVLRLAPAAGKESGESKDSVGLGDQVGQQEGTATGG
- a CDS encoding endonuclease/exonuclease/phosphatase family protein, whose protein sequence is MATNPPLPNPATNPDGSAVIRVLSYNIRSMRDDTTALARVITACAPDLVLIQEAPRFFRWRKKLSRLAAASGQVLLSGGATAAGPALLCSLRATVERTEDVLLPLTPGQHRRGFATAVVRFGAARLGVLSCHLSLQKDERYEQSGLLLDRLAALDVPHAVAGGDLNERPTGRSFRRLATGLQDCWTAAPWGTEYTSTPSDPHQRIDAILATPGIEVLGCGVPSGHPGVLASDLRAATDHLPVLAALRVPAS
- a CDS encoding ROK family glucokinase; the protein is MGLTIGVDIGGTKIAAGVVDEEGNILSTHKVPTPGTPEGIVDAIAAAVEGARAGHDIVGVGIGAAGYVNRQRSTVYFAPNIDWREEPLKDKVESRVGLPVVVENDANAAAWGEYKFGAGKGHRNVICITLGTGLGGGIIIGNKLRRGHFGVAAEFGHIRVVPDGLLCGCGSQGCWEQYASGRALVRYAKQRANATPENAELLLSLGDGTPEGIEGKHISMAARQGDPVAVDSYRELARWAGSGLADLASLFDPSAFIVGGGLSDEGELVLDPIRKSYKRWLVGGNWRPVADVIAAQLGNKAGMVGAADLAREPDPIM
- a CDS encoding DUF5304 domain-containing protein; its protein translation is MSEERPTSETARGDAADEAPYETPVSDADAWAKACAEDLEAEKARRRARYGPPPGSAAEELRKLVDAVSEKLSSFQSPLLGAVAQGTAQQVVQQVVQQAKAAVEPVIERNPDVFDHLAAAGNELLAAYRSAVENQERRWTTREADRGRNRGEGPGEGTGSGERIDLD
- a CDS encoding ArsA family ATPase, which produces MRTLLLTGPGGSGRTTLAAATALTAARDGTSTLVLSTDRTDTLGAALGTPTGPTPVSVPGTPHLTAWRPDAAERFRADLTAFQDRAANVLDFLGASRLDPEEPTPLPGAEELALLRALRDAALSEAYDLLVVDLPPTPQALALLALPEELRRYLRRLLPAERQAARALRPVLGRLAGVPMPTEWLYEAAARWDVELAAVTAVVEDRDTVVRLVAEPGPAGTDAVRAATTGLALRGLRADVLLANRVLPEPSIDPWLASVTAQQRKALEEWAESAASPQPYALHQVPHLGHDPRGTDDLAALRAPAVNRTPATVEWPVTDHLADDGVLVWHIPLPGAIREELDLVRRGDELVVTVGPFRRIVPLPSALRRCTVAGAALRDGELRIRFAPDPDLWPQTR
- a CDS encoding SRPBCC family protein; the protein is MAEFTSSSITIEAAPNEVMAVIADFARYPDWTGEVKEAEVLKTDAQGRAEQVRLVMDAGAIKDDQTLGYTWTGDHEVSWTLVKSQMLRALDGSYILKAAGDGATEVTYQLTVDVKIPMLGMIKRKAEKVIIDRALAGLKKRVEEPK